In Ruania zhangjianzhongii, the following proteins share a genomic window:
- a CDS encoding SDR family NAD(P)-dependent oxidoreductase has product MTSLPSETGSAAAVVVIIGGTTGLGAALAASLTRRGAAVVLTGRGPRKAQEVAQRLPGEETLGLACDIRSPGSAQAVWDAAIERFGRVDHWIVNAGIGLPMHSLDRVDPGELAAVLDTNLTGSLMSAQCALAGMLRQGSGRVWLTEGLGSSRRPAVPGSIAYSASKAGLTRAIELLTAEYRSSPVGIGAIRPAIMATGLTSAGPAAPPGPAGYLSRLITASPEDVAEAFAPQILSASGPFVRVNWAAPAKVAGRIARDLRPGTLFGAQ; this is encoded by the coding sequence ATGACGTCCCTGCCTTCGGAGACCGGCAGCGCCGCTGCCGTAGTCGTCATCATCGGGGGCACCACCGGGCTCGGTGCGGCGCTCGCTGCATCGTTGACCAGGCGCGGTGCCGCTGTCGTACTCACCGGACGGGGCCCGAGGAAAGCGCAGGAGGTCGCGCAGAGGCTGCCGGGCGAGGAGACGCTGGGACTGGCCTGTGACATACGAAGTCCTGGCAGTGCTCAGGCCGTGTGGGACGCGGCCATCGAACGATTCGGCCGGGTCGACCACTGGATCGTCAATGCCGGCATCGGACTGCCGATGCACAGCCTGGATCGGGTGGATCCTGGCGAACTCGCTGCTGTTCTGGACACGAATCTCACCGGCAGCCTGATGAGCGCGCAATGCGCGCTGGCCGGGATGCTGCGCCAAGGGTCCGGTCGGGTGTGGCTCACCGAGGGTCTCGGCAGTAGTCGACGACCGGCCGTTCCCGGTTCGATTGCCTACAGCGCCAGCAAAGCTGGTCTGACGCGGGCAATTGAGCTCCTCACGGCCGAATACCGGTCATCCCCGGTGGGCATCGGGGCCATCCGGCCGGCCATCATGGCGACCGGCCTCACCTCAGCTGGTCCCGCTGCCCCGCCCGGCCCGGCCGGATACCTCTCCCGGCTCATCACGGCGTCCCCGGAGGACGTGGCAGAAGCATTCGCTCCGCAGATCCTCTCCGCCAGCGGACCGTTCGTCCGTGTCAACTGGGCAGCCCCGGCCAAGGTGGCGGGCCGGATCGCCCGAGACCTCCGTCCCGGTACGTTGTTCGGCGCCCAGTAA
- a CDS encoding DUF429 domain-containing protein, with product MTFVGVDLAADPVRTGFAVMRGEGRCVLERVEVGAEDETIIEAIRTATRAGVDVPLGWPEPFVDLLRAHAAGTLPAPGTTGPQWRRGLAMRATDREVYRRIGLTPLSVSTDRIAHPAMRWAGIEARLREFGLSPSRDGSGVICEVYPAAALRCWSLPYRGYKGKKNAAPRADLVARLSQQFTWLDWNGHQDRCAADDNALDAVLAAVIAREVDLMRCVPPPDALRDLASREGWIWLPQ from the coding sequence GTGACGTTCGTCGGAGTTGATCTCGCCGCTGATCCAGTACGCACCGGATTCGCGGTGATGCGCGGCGAGGGCCGGTGCGTCCTCGAGCGCGTCGAGGTCGGTGCTGAGGACGAGACCATCATCGAAGCGATCCGGACTGCTACGCGCGCCGGAGTCGATGTCCCACTGGGGTGGCCGGAGCCGTTTGTCGACCTTCTGAGGGCCCACGCCGCTGGCACGCTGCCTGCTCCCGGGACGACCGGTCCCCAGTGGCGGCGAGGGTTGGCGATGCGCGCCACCGACCGCGAGGTCTATCGACGCATCGGATTGACTCCGTTGAGCGTCTCCACCGATCGGATCGCTCACCCGGCGATGCGCTGGGCGGGGATCGAGGCGCGCTTGCGTGAATTCGGCCTGTCCCCGTCACGAGATGGCTCCGGAGTCATCTGCGAGGTCTATCCGGCGGCAGCGCTTCGATGCTGGTCGCTTCCCTACCGGGGCTACAAAGGAAAGAAGAACGCCGCACCACGTGCCGATCTCGTGGCTCGGCTCTCGCAGCAGTTCACCTGGTTGGACTGGAATGGGCACCAGGACCGGTGCGCCGCCGATGACAACGCGCTGGATGCCGTGCTTGCTGCGGTGATTGCTCGCGAAGTCGATCTGATGAGATGCGTGCCGCCTCCTGACGCGCTTCGGGACCTTGCCTCCCGCGAGGGGTGGATCTGGCTGCCGCAGTAG
- a CDS encoding TetR/AcrR family transcriptional regulator, whose protein sequence is MERSRDGKRRIAEAVWRTVARDGVAGVSVRAVAAEAGVTGGTVQYHFPTHAQMLHFAMELLAEQFTQRLVNMPRSGPVLEWTRAILLELLPLSDERHREFQVWLAFTTHAHTDPGLTALKQRFATQLRELYQRLIHARHASSGRTNVPSSPAPDTADDQDAAVLQAVIDGLALQLADMTPSEAGAMGPSLLDHFLEIAAASADLHPHHSDRG, encoded by the coding sequence ATGGAGCGATCAAGAGATGGAAAGCGTCGGATCGCCGAGGCGGTGTGGCGAACCGTGGCGCGCGACGGTGTGGCAGGAGTGAGCGTCCGGGCCGTCGCAGCCGAGGCCGGCGTCACGGGCGGCACGGTCCAGTACCACTTCCCCACCCATGCCCAGATGCTGCACTTTGCCATGGAGCTCCTCGCCGAGCAGTTCACCCAGCGGCTGGTGAACATGCCACGCTCCGGGCCGGTGCTGGAGTGGACGCGCGCCATCCTGCTCGAACTCCTTCCCCTTAGCGACGAGCGCCACCGCGAGTTCCAGGTCTGGCTGGCATTCACCACCCACGCGCACACGGATCCCGGACTGACAGCGCTCAAGCAACGCTTCGCCACCCAGCTCCGCGAGCTCTACCAACGGCTCATCCACGCGCGTCACGCTTCGAGCGGCCGCACCAATGTCCCCTCGAGTCCTGCACCCGACACCGCAGACGATCAGGACGCCGCAGTGCTCCAAGCGGTCATCGATGGGCTCGCGCTGCAGCTGGCAGACATGACGCCGAGCGAAGCGGGCGCGATGGGACCGTCGCTCCTCGATCACTTTCTGGAGATCGCGGCGGCTAGCGCCGACCTCCACCCACATCACTCGGATCGGGGATGA
- a CDS encoding TetR/AcrR family transcriptional regulator: MTKTSRLMSGRPQDARKRAAMLAATLDILRTKGYEALTLSDVARGAVTTTPALYRRWTSKVELVAEALGSLQPAPRVAPSGSVRADLHTLADALTASDARTDAPLVLGVLAAVHREPALRKAFDTHYLAPRIASIRAVLAAAVDRGELAPGAASDDIALLFSAITLQDYLVLGRPPDKARGRRVMDEVVLPLARQAKHVTE, translated from the coding sequence GTGACGAAAACTTCCCGGCTGATGTCTGGCCGACCGCAGGATGCGCGCAAGCGCGCGGCGATGTTGGCCGCAACGCTCGATATCCTCCGGACCAAGGGGTACGAGGCGCTGACTCTGTCCGACGTGGCTCGGGGCGCGGTGACCACCACGCCGGCGCTCTACCGCCGGTGGACCAGCAAGGTCGAGCTCGTCGCAGAGGCACTCGGAAGCCTGCAGCCAGCACCGCGGGTCGCGCCGAGCGGCAGCGTGCGGGCAGATCTTCACACGCTCGCGGATGCCCTGACCGCCTCCGACGCACGCACGGATGCCCCACTCGTACTGGGTGTGCTTGCCGCGGTGCACCGGGAACCGGCCCTTCGGAAGGCATTCGATACGCATTACCTTGCGCCCCGGATCGCGTCGATCCGGGCAGTGCTCGCGGCCGCCGTCGACCGGGGAGAGCTAGCGCCAGGGGCTGCCTCGGACGACATCGCGCTGCTGTTCTCCGCCATCACCCTGCAGGACTATCTCGTCCTGGGTCGTCCCCCGGACAAGGCTCGCGGCCGCCGTGTCATGGATGAGGTCGTCCTCCCCCTCGCCCGACAAGCCAAGCACGTGACGGAGTAG
- a CDS encoding HXXEE domain-containing protein: MTKMLKSAEANPRAVTPRRLGLLWALMVSGLALHNAEEWLFGLTGWMADHPWLPGRSLHGDQAQFAIALAIVTAAVLVIALIAVATRARWSEGVLVSVAYALMINAGSHVVLSVVSWSLMPGTLSGALLLLPLGLLVVRSLPVMPWTTTSLVLTVVAAVVLVMGSLAAAAGIGAALGVLR; this comes from the coding sequence ATGACCAAGATGTTGAAGTCCGCCGAGGCGAATCCCCGAGCGGTGACACCGCGGCGGTTAGGCCTGCTGTGGGCGCTGATGGTCAGCGGCTTGGCGCTGCACAACGCCGAGGAATGGCTGTTCGGCCTGACTGGCTGGATGGCTGACCATCCCTGGCTGCCGGGACGCTCCCTGCATGGGGACCAGGCGCAGTTCGCCATCGCTCTGGCGATCGTGACTGCGGCGGTGTTGGTCATCGCCCTGATCGCGGTGGCGACCCGCGCCCGATGGAGCGAGGGGGTCCTGGTCAGCGTCGCTTATGCGCTGATGATCAATGCCGGAAGCCATGTCGTGCTGAGCGTCGTGTCCTGGAGTCTGATGCCGGGGACCCTTAGCGGCGCTCTGCTACTGCTGCCGCTCGGTCTTCTTGTTGTGCGATCGCTGCCGGTGATGCCATGGACGACGACGTCGCTGGTGCTGACGGTCGTCGCAGCAGTCGTGCTGGTGATGGGTTCGCTGGCGGCTGCCGCCGGCATCGGGGCCGCACTCGGGGTCCTCCGATGA